ATAATGGCTTATTCATTCATATTGTAAGTTGCTAGTTGTTGCTTAGGCTATAAATTGCCGACCACGATCTTTACATTAATTTTGTAGTACATTAGATGGTAGCTAGCCATATACGCAACCAATAAGAACGAAAGACAGTACATAATGTTGGTGACATTAATTATTAGTTTTCTCAATAGTACATATATGTGCATTAATCTCGCAATCGGCCTCTATAGCAGCATACTAGGAGTATAATCCTAGTATGTGCacttttgatttaaaaaaaaaaaaaagactggTTAAATGTTGTAGAAATTTAACACTATCTGATTAAGCTTGatcatgttactttttttttttatgggtgaAGATAGATTATGATACCTAATTAAAAAGGTTAGACACTAAACCGATCACCAATTAAAAAGATTTTCACGCTGAAACAGGAATAACTCGAGGcaacttccttcaaaaaaaaaaactcgaggCAACTATATTGATGGCTAATACGTATTTATATTGGCTAATATAACATGATGGTGctaataattcaatattaaATCGGACAAGGGTGACATAATATTAAATCGGATAAGGATGATATAATATGTCTTgtgttgaatatatatatatatatatatatatatatatatatatatattgaattggaCAAGGATGATAAAAAGGTAATAATGTACAAAATATTtatcatgaaaatattttgtcaCATCAGTTGACATTCTTGTTACTTGGATAACAGTGATATATTCGTTTgatgtatataatattaaatataagattttattttttttaggtagtattaatatatgatttaatattatAGTCAACAATCCCCGAGAGCTTAAtttagttggtagggatatcgcatattatatgcaggagtcggggttcgaaacccgacactccacttctccacaattaaattgtgagCTCttgccactaggctacttgacaaaaaaaaatattatagtaaACATGACAAGAACCTACATAGTCACACACGAAATGACAGttaaatgagagaaataagtaTGAATTATTACTTGGGGGTACGTTTAGTAAGTGAAGCTAATTAGTTAACAAATCAGCGATTGGGTTACTAGGCTTAGACAAGTCCAATAATATTTGggctattacttttcccaccctattcCCTTCCCAGAcaccctatttttattttatttttctacaaaaatacCCATGTGAtttcggattatgtaatccgaaatATGCTTATACATAAGCAAGAATCATAATCTCTCTCATTTCAGCAGTTGCgggttttgcttttaaaaacaacaaaaaataaagtaaaaaatggtaaaaaaatgtcaaataaaagCGTGACAAAATTTTACACACCACTGTATGGTGTTTGAAACTGCTGAAAATTAAAACTTCCataaaattgtttgaaattttacACAATAAATctatagattttaattttttaaattgtggaCCGTGGCCTACTATAACCCATGAGGGACTCCATAGAGACAACATCCATACAACtatgactattactttttccaccctatgacCTTCTCCCgcgccctgtaaaattttcaaaaatgccattgtgcattccggattttcaaatccggattcatgtttactatttcggattttataatccggacaattcttatgtataatcagccatcaaactctctcacatttcagtagttttgagttttgctttaaaaaaaaaaaaaaaactaagtaaagaaTGCTAAAAacttgtcaaataaaatcataaaaatataaaaataacacaaaaaaattataaaaatcaaataaaaccaatgcaaatttttttcgaatttttctgagaatatgaaaaatcaaatgggtctaaatgatggaattttggattttgaggggcggagtcccGTAAGATGTCCCTTCTACGGGAGtcatggtccttgaattttttctgattttatggggatgtttcggagcaatccgatcaagtagtctgaaaacccgatttttgactaagaacaagtaacaatgacccaaaacaaaaagatgagagttaggaagattaatattgtccataaaatgactatccatgttacaaacatatttagaatttgtgttgatacagttcagattatataatccagacTGTTTTGCCTTGAAAAAAGGGTGTTTAGAGggtttccggattatgtaatctgaAAATATCATGTAACGtgccctattttttgaagtttcaagATTACAAAATCTAGAAAAATCTgttactcattttttcacccgttaacaaaagaaaacattattccggattatataatccggaatgctCCGAGGgtagctcacgaggacaaaataATAGATCTTTAAGTTTTGTgcaagatttttaaaaaaatgattaattgagttgatttcaatggtaaaattaatatcatttactaaaatatctttATTCATTGTAGTTAATAGACTGATTAAgtttgatgaaattcaataaataaatatataataatttaaaaataataaatatttcattgatattttaaaagaacaattattttaaaatggaatTGGTAGTCGTTATGTTAAGAGACATTTTAGTTGATATTCATACTTTAGGTTTAGGGGCTTAATTTTgggattaaattgattgtttatgtttttttttttttttttttgtaaaggaCTTCATTAGTGTTCCTGTCCCTGTCACTAACAAACTTCATTTTCCTTCACTAATAAGTCCTAAACCTCCTCACCGCGCGGTCGTTCAGCCCACCTCCTCGCCGCAGCCGCCATCTCCTTCCTCTGTTTAGTTCATCGTCATCATACAAGGTAATTTGTTCTCATCTCTCGTTTTCTCCATTTTTACTCAACTCTCATTTTTCATATCCCATAAGGtgttgtcattttataacatttcTTATCTGTTAGCTTTAGATagatgaaaataaacaaaacagcTTCAAtggttgattttgaatgaacaaaattgaaattgcaAAAGGGATGAAACTTAGGGGGTTGAAatgtggcttttttttttttaataggggccaaaatcacaactagTGCaaagttagggggccaaaagtgcagtGCGTTTAaacctttttattattttgtttgtgaaATTAGGTTATGTTGCCCGGTGTTTGTTTCAGTAGAGCTTTTGAAATTGGGTTATAGCAGAGCTTCCtagatgttatttttttttccgaaCGAGTCATCTGATACAAACTGGTTCCACATGGCACTTACCAAGTCCGGTTTTTAAAACACCGACTATAAGCTAGTGTTTTATAATTTACCACACAGATACTAGTATAATAGATGGTTTGGATTCCGGTCGTTTAACTTCTTCAACTCCTTTAATCCTTAGTTCGTGTTCTAATTTTCTGGCCATTTTTTCCCCTTATTAGTTGCTCTAGGGGGAGGATCTTAAATGAGAATCTCTCTCTTGATTAGTTGAGACTTGAGAAGTTACAGGGATTATCATTCCCAAATCGTAACATACAAAAGCATCAGTATTCTCTAATTCTACCTCATATCAAGTGATGAGATTATCATGATCATTGATAGATTCGATACACTTATCTTTGCATAGTTATGAAATTGATATTCAAATCTTGAATCAGAATATCTATTTGTGAATCGAATCTTATTATGAATGGTAAGATAGATGATTAATAGAAGTATGACAGTTTTAGTTAAAACATGtgacaacaaaaatataagttGATACGTCATATACAAAACTCAAAATAATTCAAGTTATACATCAAATGTCACAAGAAAAGTAGTTTGGTTATACTAAGTTGACAAAAAAGTGACTGGCTCAAAGTTGTCAAGGAATGCaatgttaaaatataatatttcataTTCCTCCTTTGATCCAAACATACCTCAGATTGATGGCACTtactattttaatttgataatgAAACATTGTACCATGGATTTCCTgggatttatttttaatttgtttgtattGATTACTCTTCAGGGGTAGCTTAAGATTGACGGTTAAGAAAAATTGGTTAGCGTCAGATCATCTTGTTCTTCTATGGGATGGAGATCATTCTCTTACAATAGCCTTTTTTCGTCTCTGATGAGGGTTCCAAAACCACATTGGCTACCACTCTCACAAAGGTTAAGATTATTATCAATTCTGTCATGGATGCCTGTTTGGACATTTTTGTCTTGTTGAAATGTTGGTTTTAGACTTTTAGATCATTTTCCATGACAATGAACTGCctcatttttgtttctctttcaggtcaaaaatattttatgattcaGGTCGAGTTGAACTGCAAAATTGTTGTAATAGTGCTTCTCTGCTGAATTTTCAAGGTTACCTTTTtttcagtttgaattttttttaacttgactTGAACTGGTTGTGGTAGTGTACTTAATAAATTGTTATATTCATTACTGAAGTCTGAATTCCTGGTCTAACATATAATAAAAAGCCTGTTTTATGCATTTGTTTCATAACTCATTCAAATGCATCCTCATATTTCTTGTGTTATGAGGATTTAGCAATGTATATCCTTTACTGGTTTCCGTTGTAATTTAACATGATTTTCATTAGTGAGGATTTTGTTGAGAATCATGAACCAAATTCATGTTTTCTGCGAAcattgcaaataaaataaataggagCATTCCTTTCCATTTCTCCATCGAATGATGTGATGTGATTTACCGACACAGTTCAAGATCGTAATTTTTTAACGTATTGATCTTATGGCAATTGATTTTATTAAACCCAAAAGTTAATGTTAAGACAACAAGCTTCTTTTGTAATCTTCATACATACAATTGATGTTGTATCTAGCACACAAGGTCCTCTAGCTAATGTATTTGAATTGCAGCATGGAGAACGTATGCTCGTGGTACACAGAAGCCATATGGTCTCTTTGGGAGTAGAAGACCAGGGGATGAAGACTTCAAGAAAACCTGGGCAAAGGAAATGGATGAAGATAACACTCTATGGACAGGAAGTGAGGATGAAAGTGATGAAGAAAAGGATTCAAAGAGTCGACTTCATAAAGATATTAGGAAAGCAAGGCAGCAAGCGAAGGAACATGCTGACCTAGTTGATGCTGATGACAGTGATGAGTTAAGAAGTGTTTGGTCCGGCAGTGATGAGGAAAAGACATTGTGGACCGGGGATGAAATGGACACTGATGACGATGTTCCTACAGAAGCTTACCCAAATGAAAAAAGCGATAAGTACATAGATAAGATTTTCGAGTTTGATGAAATGCCAAAATACAGAACCATCTCTGAACTTTTGAAAGCCGAACAAGAACCTGAGGAGCTGTCGCCAGGAAAGCAAGCAAGGAAGATTGCAGTTGAGAATgctttgaagaaattaaagaaaGGTCCAGATGGGAGGTATACAAATGCATGGGAAGTTATGAGTGATCTAGATATTCTAATTGGAGCATTTGAAAACGTTGTTTCGGGACCTGAGTATGAAGAACTTAGACAAGGTGGTCCTAAACAGCTAAATATTCAGTTTTTTAAGGACATTCAAGCGCGAATGAGAGATCCAAATTACAAATTCTCACCTGAGTTAAAACTGAAACCAAAGAGTAAATTTGTTTCTAGAAAGAAATTTCAAAAGACGGAGTCTAGAAGAAGGAAAGCACGAAAGAGGTAAAGTTATAGCCTGTTGTCTCAAAATCGAATTCAGAAGTTGAGCTTGTAATGTTACTGTGCCTTTTAACTGTGTATGCAACTTAATGTATAAGAGTaatatattgaaattgattggtcttttgttatttttcccTGAAATGGTATCCACTTATGCCATACATACTGTTATGGAAGTAAACTCCTAGAAACAGGACTTACCTTCAAATAGATGTCAAAGTTGGACAGCTCAAACCTCTTACCATTAGAACTTGTTTGGTAGTCAAGATAAGATAATTATAGTTGTATATAATAGTTCTATCATGTTTTAGTTTATAATTTAATGAGGCATGATATTTAATCATATCACCTTATTAACtcagttgattttttttttctttcatcaaatgctgtaataattttttactgCTCAAAAATGACTTAAGcatcctcctttaaaaaaaatgacttaaGCATCCTTGAAGGGTTATATATATTCCCACCAAGATGTAAAATAGAAATGACTTTAGAAATTCAAGtatactatactatactatatTCAAAGTTTGACTTGCAAACTTTGTTAACGGGGAGAATATGTTATTGTTTAAAGATAATATTGAGAAGAATAATACAAAACCCTCACCAAAGAACAGTTGGAAATTAAATCCTCAACTTTGCACAAACTTAATCAATATTACATGCATGTGGGGAAAGAACGTTACTCAACAATGCCTAGCAAATAAGTAAGGTATTCTTTAGAGACATATTTTGTTACAGGGAAACCCAATTTGAGATTTTCCTTGACATAAATCAATCCTTACACGAAAAGGAAGAActaaattggaagaaaatacaACCCATCAATGTGTATATATACGTAACATAAccccatatttcatttcattcaccAACAAGAGCTTAGACAAATTAAGCTACCTTTGCTAGAAACATAAAAGCTAAAGAGAAACCAATTAAGCAGAAAATGTCTTTTGATCAAAAGACACGTGAAGCTGATCGTATCTATGATGAATTTGAACCATCCTCTGATTGGGATCATGAGGATACAAGTGACACACTAATTCTTATGCTTCCCAGGTTAGtttatttctttcttcctcGTGCctttttcatataatatatagtttataaagttagattaaaatttattacttAGCTATGCAATAATTATTGCttcaataaattttcttttggtAAAACTATAAGTATACAATGTATCGAATttgatattcaaataacacaactatGATCGGTAACACATGTAGGATTTAAGAAGGATCAATTGAGGGTTCAAGTAACCTCAACCCGAGTGCTAAGGGTTAGTGGTGAAAGACAAATGAATGAGAAAAAATGGCGTCGACTTCACAAAGAATTTTCAATACCACCTCATTCTGATACAAATAACATTGGTGCCAAATTTGAAGCTGGAATCTTATATATTAAGCTTCCAAAACTCATCAACCAACAAAATATAGTTCCAACACCAACCAAACCAATAACACAACAAGAACCTCAAAAGCCTCAGCAACCAGCAACAATTCCTCAGAAACCAAACACTGCTCCTCAAGTTTCTGATCAGAAAAAACAAGTAGTACATCAAGAACCAaacaaagaaattgaagaagtgTCTCAAAGGAAGGGAAAAGGTAAAGCTGAGGAATTAAAAGAAGATATTGATGATGTGAATAACAAAGTTGCATCAAAAGTATACGAAAAAAGTCATTGACTATGGAAATGGTTTCAAGACAGAGACAAGAATATGTGAATGCATTATGTGGTTTGGTTGATGAAGTTAAGAAGCAGAAGAAGCTGGTTAATTTGTTGGTGCTTGTGTTTTTGGTCTTGCTGTTTGGTCTCTATGTTAAGAAtgtaattaattcattttttttcttgaggaGGACACAAAAACCAAGAGTTGTAATTGATTAATTTCAACTCAATTGTGTTATCATGTCAATAAGTACGGTATTGATACAAGAATTATCTGCATGTGTAATAATTATACGAATAAAGAATGTTTAAGGTTTCTAATTATATCTGCATGTGAAAAGGGGTTGATGATTATTAATGATTATGGTGATAATGTGATGATGACtcttatttgatttatgacttGAATGTTGTGTAGACGTAAATTCTTGAtgatgcaaatgttgtggaaatgatcaatatatttggaggttgtcctttatattgttgttaATATTATGAGATGGtcttgcattgtcgagtctttgcatgtatgtccatgcatcataatcatgttgagtcttgtagctgtaaaagggttgagctcttttacttcggtgattatgtaagacgggtgtgaaatattacatacgatgtttttgttgcatcgaaggtgacgaccttgaggtgattcgGTACCACttgcatttatgtgtcatgtTTAGGGACATATCATTTTGTTTCATGAGTCCTAAATGTGGAATAATTGACATACTTGTGGCTGTGAGTGATTGGTTGTGATATCTGGATTTATCATTGtgaattattattgagattAATTATTCATGTCAATTATTTGGAACTTGAATTGTTTTATTCATGTCTaactgttatgtggattatgattgatgtaatacttacccccagtggttttgaccgcctacctgtctgtatggatgggtagacgttgtgcaggattagttgttCCGGTGAGTTGATTGATGCTTGgttggatatcgggagctatctccggtatcggtTTAGTAGGgtctaggataggctctgatctaggcgtctgTTTATGTTGGTTTAGATTATCTGTTTGGattatttattcatgttggaggTTTACCCATTGTTGGGACTTGGAGAACATTTATGTTGATGTACTTTTGATATCATGGCATGTATGTTTTGAAGTATATGGTTTATATATTTGCTGCGAATGTTAAGATTTTTAgacatgcatgttgttttgaattttgtatgatgacgtagcgtctatttcttgaatatatgattTATTCGCGAGTTTTATTGCTGTAATAGAAATAATGTGTTACACATTCtgaacaaaaaattaagttcgtttTGCAGAATTGAAACACATTTAAAGAGCATAGATGCTGGAGAATCACATTACAGATATTCGagaagtaaataaaatttagttcaaacattttatcaaacaaaaatcaagcATTGTACCATAAAGGTTGATTgaagcattttatcaaacacaaaaCAAGCATTGTGTCATAAAGTTTAGTTGAAGCATTTTATCGAACACAAAACAAGCATTCTACcatgaatcaaaacaaaagcaaaatgaaaacaagaaCCAACGCAACACAAAACTCACACTTCATCTCAACCATTTTTACAAcgtgaaaaacaaaagtgaaagaaaaaaaaaatacaaggcaTTAGAACAATGAGAATACCTTCAGCAAAGATAGCTAATGGAGATGTGAaaccaaaaatgaaaacaaatacaTAATCGAAGCTCAAATCAAATATGAAATGgaagatgaaattgaatatgaaaaGATGAATTCAAATATGGAATTGAAGATAAAATCGAATAAAAAATCATAGATGAAATCAAATACGAAATCAAAGATGAAATGCAAATACAAAATCGAAGATGAAATCGAATACGGAATTGATGGTTTGAAAATTCACTTGTGCTCAGACTCGGCCATGTTCAAACGTTTGCTTCATCTTCGATATGATCAGAGTTGAAGGTTAGTTCGAAcacatgagagagagagagttgaaatgtttttttttgttttagtggaATAGAAATGTGTTCGGATATAAACACTACTAAGTTAGTAATATTAACAGTACTGAAAAAGAGTGTTACCAATGTaacacttattaaaaaatgttaaaaaaatctctatattagtcctagctcaactggcaaaatgccaaaattgttaggctggatgccatgatcgggattcgaaccccggtacctccacttatgtgtgtgagtttataatggctttgccatttcgtctatctaccaaaacaaaaacaaaaagtaagtGTTGCAAGGTGAATGTTACAAAAACACATAAGTGTAGTAGTGAGTGTACTAGCTAGACTCACATACCTCAAATTAAAGGAGTGTTGAATTGTGGATTTGAACACATACCCCCCACATACAAACGTCCACCGAcgaacaagaaaaaaatagtttaggtGGGTCATTAAAACaactataatatataaacataaaatttaggcttaaatgtgcttttggtcccttaactgtttatttggtatcgctttggtcccttaactaaaaaaaagattgtttgagtactttatctttatctctattacctgttttggtctcttctgttaaaaaaaattcaaaaaactgTTAGGGCttatattattcatcttcttccttctctttccatcatcttcatcatgatcttcatcatcaacaacacaccagcccagaaaaaaaaaaactttttcatcatcatcaaagccCAAATCCtcttcatcaaatcaacaaatccTTCAATCTTTCCTCTTATGTGTTGAATCTCAAACTCAAAGCTTCCTTCTATGAATAATCATCGTTGAATCTCAAACCCAAATGATCTTCAATTTTCTGACTTCTCTCTCTTCCCTGCAATTCTTCACCAAACTCTCTCTCACGCCGGCCGCCGCCTTCTCTCTCCCCTTTCTCTTCCATTCTTCCGTTTCTTTTCGATCTCCCACTCTCCCTCTCGTGCAGTCTCCCTTTATGGGtttaaaggataaaaaaaaattataatcaagtgttgttgttgttggttcgAGAATGGATTGTTTGGTGAAGGTTAGGATTTGGTTGTACGGTTGCAAGAGAATGAATTTTTGGACATGGAAAGGTTTGAAGAGGTTGGatttggatttaaaaaaaattgttgtttggtaaattaaagtgatttttttcttcttctgggtTGGTGTGTTTTTAATGATGAATatcatgaagaagatgatggaaggagaaggaagaagatgaataatataaaccctaacggttttttgaatttttttaacggaagggaccaaaacaggtaacagagataaatataaagtactcaaataatcttttttttagttaagggaccaaagcgataccaaataaatagttaagggaccaaaaacacatttaagcctaaaatttaAGTTGTAATACACATTAAGCATAAAGTTGAAGTAGCAGAGTTTGATTAGAAGTTCAGGAGGGTACTTTGAAAAAACGAATAACATATTTTACCACTGCtataaattaagattttttttaaagtacaactattaattaatggatttttttaGTTGACATGACAATATAAGGGAGGTGGCCCACTACAACCCATGAGGGACTCAAAGAGACAACATCCATGCGACCATCAATTGTGTTGTACTTTCAGGAAAATCATTTAAGGTTTTAATTTGTAtcagttattattttttttacacaactTGCATGTCTACCTTCAGTGACGGATccataaattttaataagtgAGGTCAagttatatcataaaaatttatataaaactttATAAACGCGTAAGCGTGCGAAAATTATAcaagttatatttataattgtcctaaaatgttgatttttaaaaaaatatttgtccattTCTAGCagagtataaaaaatataaccaacgaTATGCTATGAGATAATTGGTTAAAGatttcataaaagaaattttgatcTTAAAAATAAGCGTTATTTGTatcaatataataattataacaacttctttttaaaaaaaccacttcttttgatttattaactAATGCTCTTAGAACACTCATTAGGATCCTTCttagttttataattttttgtagtTTAATAAATAGACTGTGTGAAGACAATAATACTATATAAAGAGGGGTCAAACtagatatatttataattttggattaaaaatataatgtacaTGTGGTGCCAGTCTACCTTAGAAATAGACTTGTTTTTTGAGTAATCATTCCAAATGGATTTGAAGAACAGACTAAgggatgatatttttttttttgaaagaagtaaTAACTAAACTTATAAGGTCTTCATTTTATACGGATGAAACATATATttaactcaaaattttattgtaaaaataggaatgaaaattaattttgactaTAATTGTTTTTAGGGAGGT
Above is a genomic segment from Medicago truncatula cultivar Jemalong A17 chromosome 5, MtrunA17r5.0-ANR, whole genome shotgun sequence containing:
- the LOC11434226 gene encoding uncharacterized protein, encoding MGWRSFSYNSLFSSLMRVPKPHWLPLSQRSKIFYDSGRVELQNCCNSASLLNFQAWRTYARGTQKPYGLFGSRRPGDEDFKKTWAKEMDEDNTLWTGSEDESDEEKDSKSRLHKDIRKARQQAKEHADLVDADDSDELRSVWSGSDEEKTLWTGDEMDTDDDVPTEAYPNEKSDKYIDKIFEFDEMPKYRTISELLKAEQEPEELSPGKQARKIAVENALKKLKKGPDGRYTNAWEVMSDLDILIGAFENVVSGPEYEELRQGGPKQLNIQFFKDIQARMRDPNYKFSPELKLKPKSKFVSRKKFQKTESRRRKARKR
- the LOC11420872 gene encoding inactive protein RESTRICTED TEV MOVEMENT 2; this encodes MSFDQKTREADRIYDEFEPSSDWDHEDTSDTLILMLPGFKKDQLRVQVTSTRVLRVSGERQMNEKKWRRLHKEFSIPPHSDTNNIGAKFEAGILYIKLPKLINQQNIVPTPTKPITQQEPQKPQQPATIPQKPNTAPQVSDQKKQVVHQEPNKEIEEVSQRKGKGKAEELKEDIDDVNNKVASKVYEKSH